In Cicer arietinum cultivar CDC Frontier isolate Library 1 chromosome 7, Cicar.CDCFrontier_v2.0, whole genome shotgun sequence, the genomic window CCATAATCGTATTTTTcataagtaatattttctattttttgtgataGGTTCCTGATGCTTCTAGTGctcaaaaccatttgaattcAATTAGTCCAAAcaacaatgaaaataatgaaaatggtaattagatagtattagttaatttaatttaaaatcattaacattttctctattttattagtaatatttttatgtggaatcgtgtatttattcatttgttattttattgattgtaggtgaagattaaaagctaatttgttgttgaagaCGGAATATTGGCAATTTAGTAGACtcaatttcttaatatttttttagattgttATGTATGACACAAGATGTCTATTTTAAATGTTAGTAAGACGTTTTCCACTACTAAGTAAAAATTCACTACAGTGCACTATGGTGAACATTGTTTAACTATTGTTTTATCGTTGTAAgacttttatgttaatttttaatatatgcgatgaacaccttttattttattttgagtcttagatatatatatatatatatatatttatatttggttaattttataaaataaaaatttaaattattatataatttttgttgataacaaaaaattaatatttatagcaAATTTGTTACTGTGAAAACCTATACCAATAGAAATAagttatcacttaaaattacaCTATTGAGTAATatcaagtcttgagttcaatgataaAATTACACTATTAGAGTGATTGCAAGTACTTGAATATAGATACATCCCAAAGGTTGaaagtacttggaccataaGTATAAANNNNNNNNNNNNNNNNNNNNNNNNNNNNNNNNNNNNNNNNNNNNNNNNNNNNNNNNNNNNNNNNNNNNNNNNNNNNNNNNNNNNNNNNNNNNNNNNNNNNNNNNNNNNNNNNNNNNNNNNNNNNNNNNNNNNNNNNNNNNNNNNNNNNNNNNNNNNNNNNNNNNNNNNNNNNNNNNNNNNNNNNNNNNNNNNNNNNNNNNNNNNNNNNNNNNNNNNNNNNNNNNNNNNNNNNNNNNNNNNNNNNNNNNNNNNNNNNNNNNNNNNNNNNNNNNNNNNNNNNNNNNNNNNNNNNNNNNNNNNNNNNNNNNNNNNNNNNNNNNNNNNNNNNNNNNNNNNNNNNNNNNNNNNNNNNNNNNNNNNNNNNNNNNNNNNNNNNNNNNNNNNNNNNNNNNNNNNNNNNNNNNNNNNNNNNNNNNNNNNNNNNNNNNNNNNNNNNNNNNNNNNNNNNNNNNNNNNNNNNNNNNNNNNNNNNNNNNNNNNNNNNNNNNNNNNNNNNNNNNNNNNNNNNNNNNAAGAACTGCATGTCAAACTCAACACTTTAATGGCCAATAATTGCAAAAGTGGAGTTTGTGCTCCATAAGTCTTCCACCACTCAGCTGCAATGAaacaatcattttcattttatacaAGTTGTTGTGTgctaaaaaatttaagaagaaaataaatgaagttCCAATCCAATTACCGGGAGCTAATGTTGTCCTTTGTCGTATTGCTCCACTCAATCCAAAGAGACCATTAACAATCTTATATTCTGACAATTGTGTTGTAGTCATGTCACTCATTTGATGACTTTCACTAAGTGTTTTGATGCATAAGTGAAGACCTCCCACCAATATGGGATCATTCTCAATTTCTGGTCTGCTATAAAAATACTTCGGATTTAGGTAGTAGCCTGCAGCATGCAATGGATGATGAAGTTGACATTTCCACCTTTCATCAATGATTGCAAATACATCTATGTACTTGCTTGCTTGTTCATTGAAAGCTTTTCGAATATCCTCCTTGGCCTTGATCATTTCTGCATATATATATCCCATTGCAGGTTTTTTCTCATTATCAACAAGTCTTAACACTTGTACAAGAGGTTCCATAACCTTAAGAGTGTAGATGATATCATTCCAAAATGATGTCAAAAGTACAATACGAGTTGCTTTCTTTCCCTTAGGATCATTAGCTGCCTTGGACTTCAACCATTCTTCAGAAGTGAACATCTTTCTAAGGTTGGTTTTTTGTTTATGCAATCTTTGCAAAGTAAGAAATGTGGTAGCAAATCTTGTGACTCCATGTCTAACCAATTCAACATTGCCAGTGTTCTTCCTCATTATGTTCAATGCCAATGTGTGGTTATAAATGAAGCCAACAAGACTAATCCCTTTTTGAATAACCATTTTAACCTTAGCAATCTTTCCAATATCTTCTAACATCAGGTCTAGACAATGTGCAGCACACGGAGTCCAAAACAAGTGTGGTCTCTTGGCAGTTAGTAGTTTACCAGCCAATACATAATTACTTCCATTGTCAGTAACCACCTGCACAATATTTTGTTCTCCAATCTCCTCAACAAAATTGTCCAATagctcaaatattttaattccaGTCTTCATGTAGGCAGAAGCATCAATACTCTTCACAAACATTGTTCCTGCTGTGGAATTCACCAAGAAATTTATCAAAGTCCTATTCTTTCTATCCGTCCAACCATCTGACATAATTGAGCATCCGTATTTTGCGCGATGCAATTGATGACCATTCAACAAAGCCTTTGTATATTCCAACTCTTTTTCAAGGAGTGGAACCCTCAACTCATGATATCTTGTAGGTTTCAAATGAAGACCGTAATTTCCAACTGCTTCCAACATCAACTTGAagctttttgagcttgcaacatTGAAAGCAATTCcatttgtgtaaaaaaaacGAGCAATGTATTGGACCGTTCTTGCTCTTGCTTCTTTGTCACAAGTATCAATTATGCTTGTTTGTCTCTTGTCTTTCCCCAATTTGAGTTCTGTTTTTTTCATGAACATTAAATCCACGGGACCTTTTGTCTTCTTGGCAGCCGGTAAAGGGGCTTCAATTGCCCTTTTTCCACTTCGAATTCTCCTTATTTCAGCTACATCATCATTAACATCATCGTCAATTTGAACTTCCATCTCATTTAATATTCCATCTTTTAGTGCTTGTTTCTCATCATAATCTGTCTGCAACAATAGCTTACAATCTGGTGGTATTTTTCTGCAGCTTTTTACGTCTCCCCTTATTCCTAGCTGATGTTGTCTTGCTCTAGTAATTCCACCACTAGTTTCAACTTGACAAAAATCACATGTCACCTTCTTCCTATTATTCTTGTCTTTTACACTATTAAACTGCCATGCTAGGTCAACATTATCTCCGGTTGGTTTAAACATTCCAGATTGTGGGGTTTCAGATGATGTTGTCATGGCTGTTTGCAGAACAgacaaagaaagaaaggaagtagaaaaaaacaaagagaagtaaattaaattaacaaaaacagaaacaaaaaaaagaattaaattaaattaaattaaaaaaaacaaaaaatagaagtaaattaacaaaaaaaagaagtaaattatattaaattaacaaaaacaaattaaattaaattaacagaatgaaaaaagaagtaaaaagaattaaattaaattaaattaaaaaaaacaaaaacaaaaaatagaagtaaattaaaaaaaaaaaaagaagtaaattatattaaattaacaaaaacaaattaaattaaattaacagaatgaaaaaagaagtaaaaagaattaaattaaattaaattaaaaaaaacaaaaaatagaagtaaattaacaaaaaaaaaagaagtaaattatattaaattaacaaaaacaaattaaattaaattaacagaatgaaaaaagaagtaaaaagaattaaattaaattaaattaacaaaaataaaagcaaattaaattaaattaacaaaaacaaattatttaaattaacagaatgaaaaaagaagtaaaaaaattaaattaacaaaaacaaaaaacaaaagtaaattaaattaacaaaaacagaaacaaaaatataagtaaattaaattaacaaaaatagaagtaaattaaattaacaaaaacagaaacaaaaatagaagtaaattaaattaacaaaaatagaaacaaaaatagaagtaaattaaattaaattaaattaacaaaaacagaaacaaaaatagaagtaaattaaattaacaaaaacagaaacaaaaatagaagtaaattaaattaaattaaattaaattaaattaacaaaaacaacatgaaattaaattaacaaaaacagaaataaattaaattaacaaaaaaaattaaattaaattaaaaagaagtaaaaagaagtaaaaagaattaaaaaagaaGTAACAAAGAAGTAAAAAAAGAGTAACAGAGGAGGACaagtaaatttaatttgaagtaaaaaaaaaactgaagtaaaaaaaaactgaagaaaaaagaaaaaattaaaagaaattaaaaaaaaaaaaaagagtaaagaACAGTGCAAAGAGCAACCATGAACGAACCTAGGATGAGAATGCACAGGATGAGAACGGACGGGACGACTGAAGGCAGCAACCCAAAGAAATGAGATGAGATGAGAACAGTGAGATGGAACGATGAGTTGAGAAGATGAGATGAGAAGATGAGAACGATAGTGAATCTCTAAAATATGAAGGTTGTTTTGCCAAAAATTACCCCTAAAACGTTT contains:
- the LOC101499749 gene encoding uncharacterized protein produces the protein MTTSSETPQSGMFKPTGDNVDLAWQFNSVKDKNNRKKVTCDFCQVETSGGITRARQHQLGIRGDVKSCRKIPPDCKLLLQTDYDEKQALKDGILNEMEVQIDDDVNDDVAEIRRIRSGKRAIEAPLPAAKKTKGPVDLMFMKKTELKLGKDKRQTSIIDTCDKEARARTVQYIARFFYTNGIAFNVASSKSFKLMLEAVGNYGLHLKPTRYHELRVPLLEKELEYTKALLNGHQLHRAKYGCSIMSDGWTDRKNRTLINFLVNSTAGTMFVKSIDASAYMKTGIKIFELLDNFVEEIGEQNIVQVVTDNGSNYVLAGKLLTAKRPHLFWTPCAAHCLDLMLEDIGKIAKVKMVIQKGISLVGFIYNHTLALNIMRKNTGNVELVRHGVTRFATTFLTLQRLHKQKTNLRKMFTSEEWLKSKAANDPKGKKATRIVLLTSFWNDIIYTLKVMEPLVQVLRLVDNEKKPAMGYIYAEMIKAKEDIRKAFNEQASKYIDVFAIIDERWKCQLHHPLHAAGYYLNPKYFYSRPEIENDPILVGGLHLCIKTLSESHQMSDMTTTQLSEYKIVNGLFGLSGAIRQRTTLAPGNWIGTSFIFFLNFLAHNNLYKMKMIVSLQLSGGRLMEHKLHFCNYWPLKC